The Deltaproteobacteria bacterium genome includes a window with the following:
- a CDS encoding metal ABC transporter permease, with the protein FSLVVALVVTTAIRTVGILLVTALLVIPAAAARNIARGAGAAFRLSVAIAVLSAVSGLVASYYLDTATGATVVLAASSCFALTTVARAVRGGGR; encoded by the coding sequence TTCTCCCTGGTGGTGGCGCTGGTGGTGACGACCGCGATCCGCACGGTGGGGATTTTGCTCGTGACCGCGCTTCTCGTGATCCCGGCCGCCGCCGCGCGCAACATCGCCCGGGGAGCCGGTGCGGCGTTCCGCCTCTCCGTGGCGATCGCCGTCCTCTCCGCGGTTTCCGGCCTCGTCGCCTCCTATTATCTCGACACGGCGACCGGCGCCACGGTCGTCCTTGCCGCTTCGTCCTGCTTCGCGCTGACCACGGTCGCCCGGGCCGTTCGCGGGGGCGGGAGGTGA